Proteins from one Aspergillus nidulans FGSC A4 chromosome VIII genomic window:
- a CDS encoding NmrA-like family protein (transcript_id=CADANIAT00001659) yields MGPRKVIVFGATGDVGSAAARTAHSHGAKVFLALRDITKPVPGLTATEEQSAGYERVQADLTQPDTVRTAVSKTGATHAFIYAALGSSSDHWLSTAEALKAGGIELVVLLSSFTVQGDIRAIPQSDFIGYAHANSRWWQKQIVEDGEVKWAFPDLKVDYISPDDIGAVCGTILAGAFKGEHETSVFLCGPETDLSVADAIETIGRAINKPVKVTKVSTDENIKVMVEKSGTPEPLARLLTDGFALENQHQGMLRAETPEIRGNIERYLGRPAMRFSEWVERNKDKFSA; encoded by the exons ATGGGTCCAAGGAAGGTCATCGTTTTTGGGGCAACAGGAGATGTaggctctgctgctgcgcgaACCGCTCACTCCCATGGCGCTAAAGTCTTTCTCGCGCTGCGCGACATCACGAAACCAGTCCCCGGTCTGACTGCTACGGAAGAACAAAGTGCTGGATATGAAAGAGTGCAGGCCGACCTCACGCAACCTGATACCGTCCGCACTGCAGTTTCTAAGACCGGTGCCACCCATGCATTCATCTACGCGGCACTTGGATCCTCATCTGACCACTGGCTCTCCACTGCAGAGGCGCTCAAAGCTGGAGGAATTGAACTTGTGGTTCTATTGAGCAGCTTCACTGTGCAAGGCGATATTCGTGCGATCCCGCAAAGTGACTTTATTGGATACGCGCACGC TAACTCGCGTTGGTGGCAGAAACAGATTGtcgaggacggagaagtgaAGTGGGCGTTCCCAGACCTGAAGGTCGACTATATTTCTCCGGATGATATCGGTGCGGTATGTGGGACAATCCTCGCTGGTGCTTTCAAGGGCGAACATGAAACTTCGGTTTTTCTGTGTGGGCCAGAAACAGACCTATCTGTTGCCGATGCTATTGAGACTATCGGACGGGCGATCAATAAACCAGTGAAAGTCACAAAGGTCAGCACGGATGAAAACATCAAAGTGATGGTTGAGAAGTCTGGAACCCCTGAACCATTGGCCAGACTCTTGACAGATGGTTTCGCGCTTGAGAACCAACACCAAGGAATGTTGCGTGCAGAGACTCCAGAGATCAGAGGAAATATCGAGAGATATCTGGGTCGTCCAGCGATGCGCTTTTCTGAATGGGTGGAGCGGAACAAAGACAAGTTCAGTGCTTGA
- a CDS encoding allantoate permease family MFS transporter (transcript_id=CADANIAT00001658), with protein MTDVKEIKASAPSPEREKYDIYPAEDHVAAEFTDINEKSLLRKLDYKLLPPLTILYLLSFLDRSNVGNARLEGLTDDVGMSGNQYLTGLTLYFVGYVLFEIPCNIILKKTTPRIWLPTLTLIWGVVATLLGIVQNYAGYLTSRTALGVAESGLFPGVVFYLSMWYKRNEQHYRVALFFSAASLAGAFGGILAWGIAHMDGVGGYAGWRWIFILEGLLTVVMSVVAYLWVYNYPATAEFLTEKERSFITFRLKHDNDATREERFSWAAVTDAIKDPKVWLYGLGFHTMSLPLYTLSLFLPTIIKELGYSAARAQLLTVPPYALGFVTTITVAILSERTKRRAPYIMGSSAFACIGYIILLAGRKPGVSYTGTFFCCAGIYPAVAIVLSWPANNVSGQTKRAIANAMQISIGNLGAVIGTQLYRTETSPRYFLGHGFSLGYLVANIIVVYILWQVLNRENAKKAEIRERDGLLPLMGDIGDGEGDFQGDKDPRWVFQT; from the exons ATGACGGACGTGAAGGAAATCAAGGCTTCCGCTCCAAGCCCTGAACGGGAAAAATATGACATCTATCCGGCCGAAGACCATGTTGCGGCTGAGTTTACCGACATCAACGAAAAATCGCTTCTTCGAAAGCTCGATTACAAactccttcctccattgaCGATCCTGTACCTCTTGTCATTTCTTGACCGAAGTAATG TTGGCAACGCTCGTCTGGAAGGGTTGACGGATGATGTTGGCATGA GTGGAAACCAGTACCTCACTGGTTTAACTCTATACTTCGTCGGTTACGTCCTATTCGAGATTCCCTGCAACATCATCTTGAAGAAAACAACTCCCCGAATCTGGCTCCCAACGCTTACTTTGATCTGGGGTGTTGTTGCCACGCTTCTTGGTATTGTGCAAAACTATGCCGGATACCTTACTTCGCGAACAG CTCTCGGTGTCGCGGAAAGCGGTCTCTTCCCTGGAGTCGTCTTCTATCTTTCCATGTGGTATAAGCGAAACGAACAGCACTACCGGGTGGCATTATTTTTCAGTGCCGCGTCGCTTGCAGGTGCCTTTGGCGGGATTCTTGCTTGG GGAATTGCGCATATGGATGGTGTCGGTGGTTATGCTGGTTGGCGCTGGATCTTTATCCTT GAAGGATTGCTCACGGTAGTAATGTCTGTCGTTGCATACCTGTGGGTTTACAATTACCCAGCTACCGCCGAATTCTTGACAGAAAAGGAGCGAAGCTTCATTACTTTTCGCCTAAAGCACGACAACGATGCGACACGCGAGGAGAGATTTTCATGGGCGGCGGTTACTGATGCTATTAAAGACCCCAAAGTTTGGCTGTATGGGCTCGGATTTCATACCATGTCCCTTCCGTTATATACGCTGTCTTTGTTCCTG CCCAccatcatcaaagagcttggATACAGCGCGGCCAGGGCCCAACTGCTCACTGTCCCCCCATATGCCTTGGGATTCGTGACGACAATCACTGTGGCTATTCTTTCTGAGCGCACCAAGCGCCGTGCGCCCTACATCATGGGCTCTTCAGCATTTGCTTGCATTGGCTACATTATTCTGCTCGCCGGACGAAAGCCCGGCGTCTCCTATACTGGCACATTTTTCTGCTGCGCTGGTATCTACCCTGCCGTAGCTATTGTTCTGTCTTGGCCCGCCAATAATGTCTCTGGTCAGACAAAGCGAGCCATTGCCAACGCCATGCAAATTTCCATCGGTAATCTTGGAGCTGTTATCGGAACACAGCTATACCGGACGGAAACCAGTCCCCGATACTTCCTCGGGCACGGATTTTCTTTGGGGTACCTCGTCGCGAATATCATCGTGGTATATATTCTGTGGCAGGTCCTCAATCGGGAGAAcgccaagaaggctgagatCAGGGAACGCGACGGCCTCCTGCCATTGATGGGTGATATTGGTGACGGTGAGGGTGACTTCCAGGGAGACAAGGATCCTAGATGGGTTTTCCAGACTTGA
- the ysh1 gene encoding cleavage polyadenylation factor subunit YSH1 (transcript_id=CADANIAT00001661): MAAKRKAAAMNAVDDEPVDPSDELAFYCLGGGNEVGRSCHIIQYKGKTVMLDAGMHPAKEGFSALPFFDEFDLSTVDILLISHFHVDHSSALPYVLSKTNFKGRVFMTHATKAIYKWLIQDNVRVNNTASSSDQRTTLYTEHDHLSTLPLIETIDFNTTHTINSIRITPYPAGHVLGAAMFLISIAGLNILFTGDYSREEDRHLIPATVPRGVKIDVLITESTFGISSNPPRLEREAALMKSITGVLNRGGRVLMPVFALGRAQELLLILEEYWETHPELQKIPIYYIGNTARRCMVVYQTYIGAMNDNIKRLFRQRMAEAEASGDKSVSAGPWDFKYVRSLRSLERFDDVGGCVMLASPGMLQTGTSRELLERWAPNERNGVVMTGYSVEGTMAKQLLNEPDQIHAVMSRAATGMGRTRMNGNDEEQKIMIPRRCTVDEISFAAHVDGVENRNFIEEVSAPVVILVHGEKHQMMRLKSKLLSLNAEKTVKVKVYTPANCEEVRIPFRKDKIAKVVGKLAQTTLPTDNEDGDGPLMAGVLVQNGFDLSLMAPDDLREYAGLATTTITCKQHITLSSASMDLIKWALEGTFGAIEEIGTDEDAEKEDQQSESEEKQRMKEEADEEIPMEKPQAYLVMGCVVIRYHPRTREVELQWEGNMMNDGIADAVMAVLLTVESSPASVKQSAKHNKHHHHHHHDETDTLKFLNPHAAQDAEERFARLLMMLEAQFGSDIAPIERPRVPSSTESATTTTNGNGNSKSDSEQLSSLESKTDGATPQDPDTLSELEAAELSRLHALGIPVPGIEIKVDKHVARVWLEDLEVECANAVLRDRVRVVIERAVETVASMWSVGRSSKTITNGGGKEIAGTGADDVASKPGLEVAARA, encoded by the exons ATGGCGGCAAAGCGAAAAGCCGCGGCGATGAACGCCGTCGATGACGAGCCCGTCGATCCGTCGGATGAACTGGCGTTTTACTGCTTAGGTGGTGGTAATGAAGTTGGAAGATCATGCCATATCATCCAGTATAAAGGGAAAACTGTTATG CTTGATGCTGGGATGCACCCTGCGAAAGAGGGATTCTCAGCCCTTCCGTTTTTCGATGAGTTCGATCTGAGCACGGTGGATATACTCTTGATCAGCCA TTTCCATGTCGACCACTCATCCGCGCTTCCCTATGTCCTCAGCAAAACGAACTTCAAGGGCCGTGTCTTCATGACGCATGCTACAAAAGCTATATACAAGTGGCTGATTCAGGATAATGTGCGAGTCAACAACACGGCCTCCTCCTCTGACCAACGGACTACCCTATACACTGAACATGATCACCTCTCAACGCTGCCGCTGATTGAGACCATTGATTTCAACACAACACATACGATAAATAGCATTCGCATCACTCCTTATCCTGCCGGGCACGTTCTTGGAGCTGCCATGTTCCTAATATCAATTGCGGGTTTAAATATCCTTTTTACCGGCGACTACTCCCGCGAAGAGGACCGCCACCTTATTCCAGCTACGGTTCCCCGGGGAGTGAAGATTGATGTTCTTATTACCGAATCAACATTTGGAATTTCCTCCAACCCCCCTCGCCTGGAGCGTGAGGCCGCCCTTATGAAGTCTATAACTGGAGTTCTAAATCGTGGTGGTCGAGTTCTTATGCCGGTTTTTGCGCTTGGTCGTGCGCAGGAACtccttcttatccttgaGGAATACTGGGAGACACACCCCGAGCTGCAAAAGATCCCTATATACTACATTGGTAACACGGCTAGGAGGTGCATGGTTGTCTACCAGACTTATATCGGAGCCATGAATGATAACATTAAGCGGCTTTTCCGCCAGCGAATGGCCGAAGCAGAAGCGAGCGGTGACAAAAGTGTCAGCGCGGGGCCCTGGGACTTTAAATATGTTCGCAGTCTGCGCAGTCTTGAACGATTTGACGACGTTGGAGGATGCGTCATGCTAGCGTCCCCGGGTATGCTGCAGACTGGTACAAGTCGAGAACTATTGGAACGATGGGCTCCGAACGAACGAAATGGCGTTGTCATGACGGGATATAGCGTGGAGGGCACGATGGCTAAGCAATTGCTCAACGAGCCAGACCAGATCCATGCCGTGATGTCACGGGCAGCCACCGGCATGGGTAGAACGCGCATGAACGGCAACGACGAGGAACAGAAGATCATGATTCCTAGACGATGCACTGTCGACGAGATATCCTTTGCGGCCCACGTTGACGGCGTCGAGAACCGAAACTTCATCGAAGAAGTATCTGCACCTGTCGTG ATCCTAGTCCACGGCGAGAAGCACCAAATGATGCGCCTAAAATCCAAATTGCTCAGCCTCAACGCAGAGAAGACAGTGAAAGTCAAAGTTTACACGCCAGCCAACTGTGAAGAAGTCCGAATCCCCTTCCGCAAAGACAAAATCGCCAAGGTAGTCGGTAAACTAGCGCAAACAACTTTGCCGACCGAtaatgaagatggagacgggCCGCTCATGGCCGGTGTCCTCGTCCAGAACGGCTTCGACCTATCGCTGATGGCACCGGACGATCTGCGCGAATATGCCGGTCTAGCGACCACGACTATTACCTGCAAGCAGCATATCACCCTAAGCTCAGCTAGCATGGATTTAATTAAGTGGGCGCTGGAGGGTACATTCGGTGCCATTGAAGAAATTGGCACCGACGAggatgcagagaaggaggatcaACAAAGCGAAAGTGAAGAGAAACAACGCATGAAAGAGGAGGCTGATGAGGAAATACCCATGGAGAAGCCTCAAGCATACCTGGTTATGGGCTGCGTTGTAATCAGATACCACCCCCGGACTCGCGAGGTCGAGCTTCAGTGGGAAGGGAACATGATGAATGACGGGATTGCCGATGCAGTCATGGCCGTCCTACTTACTGTggagagcagcccagcatCCGTGAAAC AATCCGCCAAGCACAATaaacaccaccaccaccaccatcacgATGAAACCGACACCCTCAAATTCCTTAATCCGCACGCTGCtcaagatgcagaagaaCGATTCGCCCGCCTGCTCATGATGCTGGAAGCTCAATTTGGCTCTGACATCGCCCCAATCGAGCGTCCACGCGTCCCATCCTCAACCGAATCTGCAACCACAACTACGAACGGCAACGGCAATTCCAAGTCCGACTCCGAGCAGCTTAGTTCACTCGAGTCAAAAACAGATGGTGCAACTCCTCAAGATCCTGACACACTATCGGAACTCGAAGCTGCAGAGCTATCCCGCCTCCATGCGCTGGGTATCCCGGTGCCGGGTATCGAAATCAAAGTTGACAAGCATGTTGCTCGGGTCTGgttggaggatctggaggtCGAGTGTGCGAATGCAGTGCTGAGGGACCGCGTCCGGGTTGTGATTGAGCGGGCTGTTGAGACGGTTGCAAGTATGTGGTCTGTCGGCCGGTCTTCGAAGACCATTACGAATGGTGGTGGGAAGGAAATTGCTGGTACTGGTGCGGATGATGTGGCTTCGAAACCTGGATTGGAAGTTGCGGCAAGGGCTTAG
- a CDS encoding aminotransferase, class III (transcript_id=CADANIAT00001660), with protein sequence MTSAVLHRDTRFVPKKAVGGKGSYLLLEDGTKFLDSTGGAAVSCLGHGHEKIIQAITEQFTKVEYCHTAFFGTEASENLASLLVDSTGGKLSKLFVVSSGSEAVEAALKLARQYFLELPTPQPQRTRFIARKPSYHGTTLGALGVGGHALRRQPFEPILSQNVSHVSPCYAYRGKNDGESDADYVARLAGELDAEFRRVGPDTVCAFIAEPIVGAALGCVPAVPGYFAAMKTICEKHGALFILDEIMCGMGRCGTLHAWEQEDVTPDLQTIGKALGGGYAPVSGLLISDKVVQTVDKGTGAFRHGQTYQGHPISCAAALAVQTVIVEEQLLDNVKSMGEYLEKRLRGTLEGMQYVGDIRGKGLFWGVEFVKNKATKEPFSSETALAFKIQETGMKPEFGISLYAGTGTVNGTRGDHIILAPAYNVTKEEIDIIVDTTAKVLAEVFAQL encoded by the exons ATGACAAGTGCCGTCCTTCATCGAGATACCCGCTTTGTTCCCAAGAAGGCTGTTGGCGGAAAGGGCAGCTACCTTctccttgaagatggcacCAAGTTCCTCGACTCGACGGGCGGCGCAGCCGTTTCATGTTTGGGCCATGGCCACGAGAAAATTATCCAAGCGATCACCGAGCAGTTCACAAAGGTCGAGTATTGCCATACTGCTTTTTTTGGAACAGAGGCTTCTGAAAATCTGGCCAGTTTACTTGTTGACTCGACTGGTGGAAAACTGTCCAAGTTGTTCGTTGTGAGCTCCG GCTCAGAAGCTGTCGAAGCAGCACTCAAGCTCGCTCGTCAATACTTCCTCGAACTGCCAACACCCCAACCTCAACGAACACGATTCATCGCCCGCAAGCCTTCCTACCACGGCACCACTTTAGGAGCCCTAGGAGTCGGCGGCCATGccctccgccgccaaccCTTCGAGCCAATCCTATCCCAAAACGTCTCGCATGTTTCACCATGTTATGCGTACAGAGGGAAGAACGATGGCGAGTCAGACGCGGACTACGTCGCCCGACTCGCAGGCGAGCTTGACGCAGAGTTCCGACGAGTCGGTCCAGATACTGTCTGCGCATTCATCGCGGAGCCAATTGTTGGCGCG GCCCTAGGCTGCGTCCCCGCCGTACCAGGCTACTTCGCCGCCATGAAGACCATCTGCGAGAAACACGGCGCCCTTTTCATACTCGATGAAATCATGTGCGGTATGGGTCGCTGCGGCACTCTGCATGCCTGGGAACAAGAAGACGTCACCCCAGATCTCCAGACAATCGGTAAAGCGCTGGGAGGAGGATACGCACCTGTCTCGGGACTCCTAATCTCGGATAAGGTCGTGCAGACTGTTGACAAAGGCACTGGGGCGTTTCGCCATGGCCAGACGTACCAGGGACATCCGATATCTTGTGCGGCTGCGTTGGCAGTGCAGACGGTTATTGTGGAAGAACAGTTGCTCGACAATGTAAAGTCTATGGGTGAGTATCTGGAaaagaggctgagaggtACTTTAGAAGGGATGCAGTATGTTGGGGATATTAGGGGAAAGGGATTGTTTTGGGGG GTCGAGTTTGTCAAGAACAAAGCTACGAAGGAGCCCTTTAGCTCAGAGACTGCACTAGCCTTCAAGATCCAGGAGACAGGTATGAAACCTGAATTCGGGATCTCGTTGTATGCTGGCACAGGCACTGTAAATGGGACGCGCGGCGACCACATTATCCTGGCGCCCGCTTATAATGTTacgaaggaggagatagATATTATCGTTGACACAACTGCGAAAGTCCTTGCTGAGGTTTTTGCGCAGCTTTAG